A DNA window from Camelina sativa cultivar DH55 chromosome 13, Cs, whole genome shotgun sequence contains the following coding sequences:
- the LOC104735472 gene encoding WD repeat-containing protein 82: MSLTELDDGLVRRMAIGAVFSDFGGKIHSVGFHRTDDLLVTSSEDDSLRLFDIANAKQLKITYHKKHGTDRVCFTHHPSSLICSSRYNLESTGESLRYLSMYDNRILRYFKGQKDRVVSLCMSPINDSFMSGSLDRSVRLWDLRVNACQGILHLRGRPAVAYDQQGLVFAIAMEGGAVKLFDSRCYDKGPFDTFLVGGDTAEVNDIKFSNDGKSMLLTTTNNNIYVLDAYRGEKKCGFSLEPSQGTSIEATFTPDGKYVLSGSGDGTLHAWNIENPSEVARWENNIGVVSCLKWAPRRAMFVAASTVLTFWIPNDGEPPVPADPSAGDQQPPPQ, encoded by the exons ATGTCGTTGACGGAGCTAGACGACGGACTTGTGCGCAGGATGGCCATCGGCGCAGTCTTCTCTGATTTC GGAGGGAAGATACATTCAGTGGGTTTCCATAGGACCGATGACCTACTGGTTACATCCAGCGAAGATGATTCACTACGCCTCTTCGATATCGCTAACGCTAA ACAGCTCAAGATTACATACCATAAGAAACATGGCACAGATCGTGTATGCTTTACTCATCATCCCAGCTCTCTTATTTGCTCTTCTCGATACAATTTGGAATCTACTGGAG AATCCTTGAGATATCTTTCAATGTATGATAATAGGATCCTTCGCTACTTTAAAGGGCAGAAAGACAG GGTTGTATCGCTTTGTATGTCTCCAATAAATGATAGCTTCATGTCTGGTTCTCTCGACCGAAGTGTCAGACTCTGGGATCTTCGTGTTAATGCCTGCCAG GGAATTCTACATCTTCGTGGTAGGCCTGCAGTTGCCTATGACCAACAAGGCCTGGTGTTTGCTATTGCAATGGAAGGAGGTGCTGTTAAGTTGTTTGATTCCCGGTGTTATGACAAG GGTCCCTTTGACACATTTCTGGTTGGTGGGGATACTGCTGAGGTTAACGATATAAAATTCAGCAACGATGGAAAATCCATGCTCCTGACAACTACGAATAACAATATCTACGTTCTTGATGCATATCGTGGAGAGAAG AAATGTGGTTTTAGTTTGGAGCCTTCCCAGGGTACATCCATAGAAGCCACCTTTACACCAGATGGCAAGTATGTTCTGTCAG GTTCAGGAGATGGAACCTTACATGCTTGGAACATCGAGAACCCATCTGAG GTGGCGAGGTGGGAGAACAATATAGGAGTAGTGTCGTGTCTGAAATGGGCACCTCGTAGAGCCATGTTTGTTGCTGCTTCGACGGTTCTCACATTCTGGATACCTAACGATGGTGAGCCGCCAGTTCCCGCCGATCCTTCTGCTGGTGACCAACAACCTCCTCCTCAGTGA